In Alkalihalobacillus sp. FSL W8-0930, a single window of DNA contains:
- the sinI gene encoding DNA-binding anti-repressor SinI, with protein MIGKQVKKCRLDRGLSLSELAENAGVAKSYLSSIERNIQSNPSIHFLEKISLILNVPIETLLYGNEATNDLNGLDKEWVQLVKNAIESGISKEQFREFIEFNRWKKEQLHP; from the coding sequence ATGATTGGAAAACAAGTGAAAAAATGCAGACTAGATCGAGGACTTTCCTTGTCAGAGTTAGCTGAAAATGCAGGGGTAGCAAAATCTTATTTAAGCTCCATCGAACGTAACATCCAATCAAATCCATCTATCCACTTTTTAGAGAAAATATCTCTCATTTTAAATGTTCCGATTGAGACGCTGCTCTACGGAAATGAAGCAACAAACGACTTAAATGGGTTGGACAAAGAATGGGTTCAGCTAGTTAAAAATGCGATCGAATCTGGAATTAGCAAGGAACAGTTTCGTGAGTTTATTGAATTTAATCGTTGGAAAAAAGAACAACTCCACCCGTAA